In Primulina huaijiensis isolate GDHJ02 chromosome 4, ASM1229523v2, whole genome shotgun sequence, the DNA window TACCAGTTCCATTAGCACGTAGTACTACTGTGGAAAAATGTGATATAACGAAGCATATATGCAGGACCAATATAGTGAAAGTTTGCTATCGTCTACATATGTGTATTTGTTCACTTTTGTTCAGAATTAATTGAAGATGAGGGCAAAAAGGACTTGCATAAGCTTGGCTAACAGAGCGGTGGCTTTAAAAATGAACAAATTGTCATTTCCGATCACTGATTTATTTACAAATGGAGGGAGGGATGAGACCTGGGAACGTTTCAATTTCTATACAAAGAATCCACTACAAGCAAAAAGTTTATTCGCCCTCACTTCcaaaaaatatagtaaacaaATTAACTTGTGTCTCAGTATTACATATCTACAAGTCCAATTAAGCTAGAAGGAATCTTGGAACATCACAATCACGAGGCTCCCATCTCTGTCTTTCATTTTCGTAACTTTGCTTGTGTTACGAACCGACGTTATCATAAACCAATCATCCTTAAAATAAATTCCAGCTCGAAACAGTAAAATTATTATGTTCAACTCATCCCCCACCTCCTTTCTTGCACCTGAAATATTATTGTACTGCAAAGCATTCAACATCAACGTATCCATTTCAACTTCGAGAAATTCTATCATAAGCTTTTatccaaaataaaaacaaaatcatcCACAACCGATACAGAAAATTCCTCATATGCAACCAAAATAATAAGCTGAAGTTTTTTCACAGAACCGACTGCTTTTCTAAGAAATTTCACTTGGAACAACAGACAATAGCAGATATTAAAAGTTAGTTTCATAATAAGAGTCAGTAAAATTGAGGAAGATGTATCGAAGAACAAAATTACCGATTGTTTTACTTTATGGAAACAATTTCTCATGTCCAGACAAAAAACCATTTCTTCTTCTTGACATATCCCCTAAAATTTTCCCCATCTTTTCATATCTCTAACATGATCATTACTTTAAACTTCTCTATATTTCCCAAATATCCtccattaaatattatattcaacCCATGGAATACTATTTAGAGATTTTGTAATAACTTTATCCAACCATTTCTGACACGATTTAGCATTTCGAGTAGCAACTGTTTCCTCAAATCAAAagcatacattttatttttacaaaatattttctgatGCACTTCGCCAAAAACTCTCAAATTAAAACCAAACCTTATATGCACAATTggttcataaaaattaaaatattttttcaagattAACAACACATTCATACATTTGAATAGAAACTGACTCTCTCAAGAAAcgaaaacacacacacacacacacacacacaaaaaaaacaaaaagaaatgaGAGAACAGACGATGAGACGAACAGGCAGATTGCACAATTATACAATTCGCACTGCAGATAAAACACCCAACTCAACAAGCACACTAATTGAAAACCCAAAATAAAGTACTCTAAACTGATATTCAATCATAAATCCACCTTTCTGGTCCTTATTGCAGATAAATACATATAAAGTACAGCTACACGTCACCGGGTCAAAACATAATCATAGATGAAAGAAGTtaattttcttccaaaattttttgaaataaacgGACTTTCGTCTAAGAAAATTGAAGTCCCAAAATTAATAATGTCTTACCATTGTGTATCCGTCCACCGCGCAGCTGTTCTCCTCAGCTATCACAACAAGGCTTCTGTCTTTGTTTCAGCATTTTTCCCTCTATACACTGTACAATTTTACATCGAATTTAAAAATTCTTCTCTATCCTCTTCATTTTCATTTCTCAAATTAGTACAAAGCACCATCTTATTCTCAGTTTGGGCTAAGTGCCTTCAAAACTGACACAACTCCTCAAAAATTCGTAAAATATAGTTTTCCGTAATTGGGCCTTTTTGAATCAAGCTTTTCAAAATCCAAGGAATAAAAGGGTCGAACAAACAGGTTCTGTGCCACTTAATTTGGATATAAGAAAATGTTATTCAATCAAACAGACTCCTCGAGGAGTCTGAAAAACTCAAAAACATTTTGACTTAAGACCAGAGCATAAGAATTATAAGGCCAGCCGCTTGGAGCGGATTCTGCGTTCACCACCAGCAGAATCTTGGAATGAAATAATCGACATACCGTGATAAAGAGAAAGCCAGTGTGAGCAAAACCACAACATAGCTGGACTCGTCAATCTTCTAACCGTTGTATCTCACCCATCATGATCCGATTGCTTGTAACCTTGAATCCAAGAAGAGCAGGATCGATCTGCCTACCTTTTTTACCCTTCTTTTTGTTGCTTTTCGATCCCTGAGCCTGCATTACCCCATCTGATAAATCTGAAATTCCAGTAGCCTGAGCTTGATTTTCTTGATATATTGGGGGTTTCTTAGCATTGCTTTTAAGCATGTCACTAAAAGATGTCTCCAGGACATCAGCAATGCTACCAGATGAAGTGCGTCCAAATTGAGCGTCTTTTTTCCCAGATTCCTCtgaaattttcatattattccCTCTTGTTTCTCTCCTCGTCCCTACAAGCCAAAAGACAGTAGCAAGTCAACATAAAAGAAAGGCCTAAAGCAGTTAAGAGCAATAAACCATGAAGATAATATACAAATTCCAGAATGGCAAAATCAACGATCTTTAATTGTGTGCAAAAACGGAAAATAGTGGACAATTTTGTTACTATGATTGATGTGATTAAATGTGTCATCCTATCAAACATGTGACCAATCCACTAGGCACCCAGTAACATCAACATGCCTACTAACAACCTGAATAGtcaaaatataaacataaatattaaagaGAAACCGAACAACCTATCATTAACACACCCAGCTGAAATATCAACTACATCAAGATCGAACAACAAATAGGGAAAAACGAAGACTACAAAAGAAAGGAGGGGTGCACAACTGAAATATCCAGGTACTATAAAAATTACAAGGATGTAAAATCACGTTCAGAAGGAGAGAGACTTTCTAGGAAGAATGAAACCACACAGCGAAAATAGTTCAACAAATCATTAAACCTACCATCAGAAGGTGCAGTGTATAAGAGACCTTTTCCTCGGACGCCTGGATCAGCAACAACCTCAGACAACCCCTCTAGAGAAGATGAAGTTAGTGAAACAGGTTGATGCCTCATAAAGGAGTTTTCAGGTTCTTTGAAACTGAGAGACCGTAACCTGGTTAAAATAATGAGGGTAAGAACAGCATGACTAAAAGGTTCCTACACAAATGATTAAATTGTCAATAAAGAAATATAGCCAAGGCAATAAACGCTAAGCCCAGATTATGCAAAAATAGCAAGCTCATATAAAACCATAAAAATCAACTCATATCTTGCATTTCATCGAACCATCCTACACAAAATAAGCTGTTAATGCACAAATATCAGATTCAACAAATAACTCATCAGAAGAATGGTCTTGTAGGATATTTCTCGATTCAGTAGTTTCGCTTTCCTTACATATCCGATAGAAGCCACGTCATAGTTCATGAACAGATCATAAAATACTTCAATACAACAATTTCTGTTGTTAAAAAATAACTTAGGTAAGTATCCTCTCAAAAGCATGATCTTCATTAGTCAAAATCATTCTAAAGAATTAGAAATCAAAGGCATAAATCTAAGCAATTTCAGGAATTTCGATACAAGTACAGTACCCCAGCACAGCAAAAGTTTCTTACCTGTCCTTAGCAGCATCATCCAAAAAAGAATCAGAAACTCCAATCTTTTCATTGTGAAATCCTGAACATTATTAGGATAGTGTTATCATGGACAGCTTGAAAcgttgaaattaaaataaaaacaaacaaaaatgacaaaaaaataaaaaccaagaTAAGGGGAAAAAATACCATCAGAACCAATTGAAGATATTCTGCTTAGGACATTGACCGGTATTTCCCCTTTTTTTAAACTTGCAAAGCCATCCTGGTCAACCATGTCCTCTAGAACATCTGTAACTGTCCCCTACATACAACCACCATTACGAATCAAAAAAAATTGGTCACTTTAACAGATACCTTATCATTCATGCTAGAAAATTTGTAAATACCAGATAATTTTCTTCAGCCTCGGAAGCAATTGCTCCTCGTTCAACAAAAGCTCCATCTTTGGATCTAAAAGGCAATCCACCAGTATCCAGAATACAGCTTGTCCCATCAGCCAGTCGACTCTGAGGTGGCCCGCTTGAATAACCATACAAGCTAGCATTGAAGGACTTTCCAAAACTTGTTTCTTGATCTGGAAGAAGACCAGGTGAATTATTTGTCATGCCTGAACCAGAATAGTCACCTGAAGGGATCCTTTTCTTGGGTGGTATCCCATAGGTCACATCAAGCCTTTCGGATGACAGATTGCCAGATTTCTGATTAAGTAACTCCATAAGCAAACGTTTTGAGCTGTCATCATTGGCTCCAGCTGACATCCACAAACTAGGATCTTCGACACTCCTTTTGGCATCTGACTCCCTTTTCAGTCTCTCATTGTGAAGGTATATCTGTTGTAGTCTTGACTCCATCCAGTCATTGGGTAATTGACCATTATTCTCATACCAATGTCCATCCCCAGTTTCCAAGTGAGAAGAACGGAATTGATTGGGTATTAAAGGGTGATGCTGAGAGTAAACACCATAAGATTGACCACCATCTTGACTTCCAAGGTTAGCGGTCATTCGAGCAATCTGTTCATGCATATCTAAACCTTGCGTGCGAGCCATGGAGTTGACATCATCAAAATTAACCCCACCAGCACCAACAGGCAGTGACATTGAGCGCTCAAAGGGCGACATTCCAGGGCCAAAAAAACCATGTTGAAGTCTATTTTGTAAAGAATAGTTGCGTTCAAAATGGCTCAGATGCTCCTCAGAAGATATTTGCTGAGGAAAAAAATCCAAAGGGCCAAATCCCATAGATATTGCTTTATGAGCAGCAGCCTGATTTCCATAGAGCTGGTTGGTTCCATCATGCGGCAAACGAAGAACACCTTGCCTTTCTTCTTCCATTTCCAATCCATGCATCAGGCCCAAAGGCATCTGTCTTCCATGCATATGATCTTGTTGAGGAATTTGCTGATCTAAAGGATGAATCTGTCCATGCCTTCCATGCGACAAGagatcaaacaaatcattttGCTGCCGTTGATGGGCTGTTTGACCAAATTTAGCTTGAATTAGCTGCTCAAGGGATTGATCAGCTTGCCTAGATGGATATCGAGAATGCTGTTGAAGGTTATTTAAAATCTGTTGTTTTAACACTGCGTGTTCAAGACTACTGTTTAGTCCAAGAGCATCACTATGAGACTGTCCATGGCCTGACTCACGCATTTGATTCCGAAGCATCTGCTCAAGAAGCACCTGTCTGGCCTGAGACAGCTGTTGCTCTTTAAGCACCATTTGTTGTTGATGGAATTGTTGTTgcagctgctgctgctgctgctgctgttgttGAAGCTGCAATTGCCTCTGCCGCTGCTGTTGAAGAGCCAACATGTGTTCCATATCTTGCCCTGCTTGGATGGCAAACTGTTTGTGGTGCATCAAATTCATACTAGGCCCTCCCTCCGGAAGAGCTTCGTTAACAACAAAATCAGACAGCTGCAAGCCTGAACCATCTAATGCAATAGGTGGAATAGGTTCTCGGAGATGAACACCAAAACGCAAACCTGCGTCCAATGAACCATCCATTGCAACAGATTTTTCTATGTCAGAACTTGAATCATTTAAATCATCACGAGCGCCTCTAAATTTCAAGTGGGGCATAACATCTCCCAACTCCAAGAAAGGTGAGTCATCAGAAGCATCTTGCAAACGAACTCGCAAATCAGTCCCAAAAAACCCTTGctcaaaccatgaaataatgtcCACTCCAAGAAAGGGTCCCTGAATTTCCTCTTGCGGGTCAAGATAATACAAACTTATTTCTTCTGGAGGGATACCTCTATCAAGATAAAACTCGTTAGGActgctcccaaacttattttgGCCATCATTGGAATGTTTCTCTAAAGATGACATTGCAAAAAGGGAATTTGAATCATCTGGAAGTTCATTGTTATCATCAATTAAAGGGATCTTGGTAACAGCAGCATCTACAACCGTCAGCTTAGCAGGAACAAACTGAGCACCATCAAGGAACTGCATGCCATCATTATGTTCCTCTCCATATACAGCCTCTGTAACTATATATTTTTCTGCACAAATTTCGATTTTTacagaaacaaaataaaagatcATTCAGGCATTGTGacataaatttcattttaaaaatacttcAGTAATCAAAATCTCACCACCCAAGAAATTTGATCTTTTTAAGTTATCCATTATCTCTTCAGCAGCATCAGAGGAGAGGGCAGGTTCTCTTTCATTGGTGGATTCCAAGTTTCCGGACTctacaaataaataaagcatgAATGTATCATATCActggtaaaaaaataaagaaagataaATAACACAGTCAAATACATATTTAGTGAAGTGACTAAGCTTAAACAACCTGTAACTCCATTGGTTGATCCATCCGCCCTAAAGGGACTGTGAGAAATTCCACTGCTGTTTAGTTTGCCCTTCCACATGTCACTTACAATGGCCTGCAAAAAAGGAGAAATCTTTCACATTTCTACATATATTCAAGCTAAAAGCACTTGACATTGCCGTGCAgaggtaaaaaaatatatgccaTAAGATATTAGATTTGTAGCTCACCTCCTCCTCCTCAGTAGGAGCAACAAAAGCTAGAGGCTCAACAGCAGCTAACTGAGTAACATGGTTCACTTCCTCCAAATTGTCAGGCATGTTATCCAAATAATCTTCGACATTTAGTCTACGGTAAATGTCAAGGAGTTTTGCCCTCGGGTACCGATATGTTCCCATAGAAAGGCTGTGTTTTCCTGAAACAATTCCAGTCTCGTCATAATAAGCAGCACCAATTATACCTACCGATGGAGGTCTTGCTGCAGCAGCACTTGCCCGACCACGCCCTACTGCAAAACCAACAGCTGAGCCCTCCACTCGTCCCCTTTCAGGTCCAAATCCTGGTGCAGAACGAAAAGAACTAGACCCACCAGGGATTCCCTCCATCCTGTGGCGTGGTCTCCACTTGTCTCGAGACTCAGAATCACGTTCAGGAATGGAACGGGCATGTGAAACAACTGATTGACTTTCACTCTGAGATTCTTCCTTTTTGACATTAGTTCTTTTATCCACTTTGGCATCCTTTTCTTTCTCATCAGGACCCCATCTTGAGGACCATTTTCCATCATGCCTTGCCTCATGACCAGTAATGCGACCGCTAACATCATGCCACCTGTCAATGGCTGGCAAAGCTCTGTTGTCAGAAATTTCTCTGCCAGATGCATTGTCAACACGTCTTTCCATCTTCCTACGATCCCTTCTACCAAGCAATCCAGTTTCCCTTTCTTCTTCACGCCAACGGCCACCAGAATCAGGCTCAGGAGCAATTCTTATCCAATCCTTTTTTTCTTCGGGTGCATCAGGACGCCAAGCATCCTTCTGGTTCAAATCAACGGGTTGGCCAAGAGTCAAAGTGTTTGCCCCGCGTGTTTCCTATGTATAAAAATACCCGTAATAATAAATGGTGATGACTGGTAATATTTTTGGTGACATATTTGTCAATAAGGAAAAAATAAGCAAATACATCTACGAAATCATGATCAGATGTAACATATTCCAAGCAATAACAATACAAATACCATGATCCTAACAAAATTCTTTTCGATCACATCAAAAGTATGTTACATGAAACATGTTGGGTTTGCTTTCTAACCAGTATTGACATGATCTTATGCTCTAGGCTCCAAGCTGTAGCCAACAATAATGGGTCAACAAGACTCATTTCACAGCCATTATAGTTGATCAAATGAAAACCTAATGCTCATAAGTAACCCTGATGTGAAGTGTACAATAAAACATACCACAAATGAACATTTTACAGAATTCATGGTGCCACATACTCTGTCACGTGTGTTGTACTTAATATCAAATTCCTCAAATATTTTCCTTTTGAGTCAAAAATTCCGACAAAAGGAGCCTATCTTCAACCACTATAGATAGAAGTTCGAACAAATGGAATCAAGGAAAAACTTGTCACCAAAAAAGTCATTCGCTTTGACGAAAAAATAGTGTAACCACACAATTTTTGCATTATATGTGATTGACAAGGTTGAGGATAGTACCATGCCATTCAATTTAAATCGTTGAATTGCTAGATATTCACGTCCTTAACCCAAAGGCATAAGTTTAAGAGTAAAAGATGCGAAAACAGTAATTCATGTTTCAGAGCTCATATGAGAAAGGTAATCACGCATCAGTACTAGAGATGACATGGTTCTGTTACGAAGTTTCCAATTAATTACAGTTTCAAcgaaaaatatgatatgatttcTCAAATGTACAACACCACCAAATGAGATTTGAAAACCTTGAGCACTAAGATATCAGTTGGCATATAACTAAGAACTAAACACAGTTCACCGATAGAACAATTCTCGAAAGCAAGTATGTTACTCCAAGGCATTGGAACTTGCCATTTTAAGCTCATTCGGCTTAGCATAGAGCCATTGTGGAGACAGCGGAATGGTGTTCTCTGGCACTGACGGATCTGTAGCAAATATGGACAAcgtaaaattaagaaaaattttcatcACAGGAAGTGTTCAACAGAAGACATTCATCAGGTAATAACGTAGGGATATTAAAAACACAATTACCCTTTGAATCATCCAGCATATCAGCCAACACATTGTCCTCATCATTCCCCATTGAACCTTCATTATGAAAACACATCAAAACGTCCATCAGAAGATATCATAAGAGCATTCAAACAATCAAACCGCAACCAATTCATGATATCAAACAAGAGCCATACAGCTAACAAACTCGAAAGGCACTCAAAACAAGGAGCACTGAAATTCAATTTAAACTTGAAATGAGGtcaaaggaaaaataaattaaaatttggaacAGTCATCTTTCCCTGAAGAACAAAACAACCTCATAAAAATTAACTAATGCCCCTAAACCCCCCACAAAATTACAAACTTGAGACGCGAAGATAAAGATATCTATCGTATCCAAAGTCAAAAACCCGATCTGCAATTCAATCAACAAGCCAAAGTTAAGACACCGAAAGATCAGCATATCGTAGTAAAAAAAACCCAATTCAAACCAGATAATTAATCGAAACAGTAAAATGGTTCAAAGAAACACCAAGTACCTTTGAGGGTCAAAGATCGATTGGAAGCCTTCGCTGAGATGAGATCATCCGGTAGATCAAGCTTTCTTTCGGCCATCACCAGAATCGGTGTTCCGAAAAAGTGGCTGAAAATCGAAAGGAGAGAAAAAGAGATAAGAAAGCACGCACGAAACCCGCGACGAGAGCGAAAGAAGCTCCAATCGAAGTCTGGAAGCAGAAATTTGAAAGAGAAATGCAATTCGATAGCAATTGGAGGAGCGTATGGATTCAATGTTATATAATCAAGAAGTAAACTAGGGTTAGCGGATTGCGAGAGAGGAGTGGGTTCGAGTGGTCGAAGAGCCCTAATCAACACGCGCAGATTTGTGATTTCTCCTCTCTCATTTCTTGggcttttatttatattatttattatttattatttattatttattattatttatatttattatttatatatatatatatatacgtttTTAGATGtggggatttttttttttttttacttgactAGACAAGATTTGAATTGAAATCCATTATTTAATAGTTACAATTACTAtagtaaaaattataatatatatccaACATGATTGTGATTcgaaattcatattttaaatttgttctcaaataaaaaaaataaaaaattataatcaagTCACTTTACACAAACATGGTATGATGTGATTAGATCCATAATCTTTGGACAATTTTGATTTAAATCCtcaaattcaaactttaatttgCATTCAGTATTTTTCAGGTAAAAATAGGTTTGCATTAtttattccataaaaaaatatttcagttgTGATACCCTTCTTCTATACTTGACAAGATTAATGATACATATACTCAttatcaaaatagggtttgaatgatatacctATATTATGAAGCAATTCAAACAAGGGGTATCAATTTGGcggtttataaaattttggcatgatgtccctatattttgtaatagccaaaaactcaagcaacaCCATCTATATGTACGTATAAGCATATcttcatatacaaacatacacTGTATCGTTATACATATAGTCATAAACGTCGtgaaacttgtttcaaaccctgacataaaatccattataatacatatgcggaatct includes these proteins:
- the LOC140975054 gene encoding uncharacterized protein; its protein translation is MAERKLDLPDDLISAKASNRSLTLKGSMGNDEDNVLADMLDDSKDPSVPENTIPLSPQWLYAKPNELKMETRGANTLTLGQPVDLNQKDAWRPDAPEEKKDWIRIAPEPDSGGRWREEERETGLLGRRDRRKMERRVDNASGREISDNRALPAIDRWHDVSGRITGHEARHDGKWSSRWGPDEKEKDAKVDKRTNVKKEESQSESQSVVSHARSIPERDSESRDKWRPRHRMEGIPGGSSSFRSAPGFGPERGRVEGSAVGFAVGRGRASAAAARPPSVGIIGAAYYDETGIVSGKHSLSMGTYRYPRAKLLDIYRRLNVEDYLDNMPDNLEEVNHVTQLAAVEPLAFVAPTEEEEAIVSDMWKGKLNSSGISHSPFRADGSTNGVTESGNLESTNEREPALSSDAAEEIMDNLKRSNFLGEKYIVTEAVYGEEHNDGMQFLDGAQFVPAKLTVVDAAVTKIPLIDDNNELPDDSNSLFAMSSLEKHSNDGQNKFGSSPNEFYLDRGIPPEEISLYYLDPQEEIQGPFLGVDIISWFEQGFFGTDLRVRLQDASDDSPFLELGDVMPHLKFRGARDDLNDSSSDIEKSVAMDGSLDAGLRFGVHLREPIPPIALDGSGLQLSDFVVNEALPEGGPSMNLMHHKQFAIQAGQDMEHMLALQQQRQRQLQLQQQQQQQQQLQQQFHQQQMVLKEQQLSQARQVLLEQMLRNQMRESGHGQSHSDALGLNSSLEHAVLKQQILNNLQQHSRYPSRQADQSLEQLIQAKFGQTAHQRQQNDLFDLLSHGRHGQIHPLDQQIPQQDHMHGRQMPLGLMHGLEMEEERQGVLRLPHDGTNQLYGNQAAAHKAISMGFGPLDFFPQQISSEEHLSHFERNYSLQNRLQHGFFGPGMSPFERSMSLPVGAGGVNFDDVNSMARTQGLDMHEQIARMTANLGSQDGGQSYGVYSQHHPLIPNQFRSSHLETGDGHWYENNGQLPNDWMESRLQQIYLHNERLKRESDAKRSVEDPSLWMSAGANDDSSKRLLMELLNQKSGNLSSERLDVTYGIPPKKRIPSGDYSGSGMTNNSPGLLPDQETSFGKSFNASLYGYSSGPPQSRLADGTSCILDTGGLPFRSKDGAFVERGAIASEAEENYLGTVTDVLEDMVDQDGFASLKKGEIPVNVLSRISSIGSDGFHNEKIGVSDSFLDDAAKDRLRSLSFKEPENSFMRHQPVSLTSSSLEGLSEVVADPGVRGKGLLYTAPSDGTRRETRGNNMKISEESGKKDAQFGRTSSGSIADVLETSFSDMLKSNAKKPPIYQENQAQATGISDLSDGVMQAQGSKSNKKKGKKGRQIDPALLGFKVTSNRIMMGEIQRLED